The genomic window CTATGAGAATCGGCATTCCCGCCGAGAGCCGGCCGGGCGAGACGCGTGTAGCGGCGACCCCAGAAACCATAAAAAAATATGTTGCAGCTAAGCACAGCGTGATCGTGCAAGCCGGTGCAGGTATTGCTGCCAGCATTACCGATGAAGCTTATCAAGCTGCCGGTGCCCAAATCGGCACTGCGGCTGAAGCTTTTGCTGCAGAACTGATCCTCAAGGTCAGAGCGCCATCGGCAGAAGAGCGTGCCCTGATCAAGTCCGGTACGGTACTGGTTGGTATGCTCAATCCTTTTGATGCTGAGAATATCGCAGCGATGGCCGCACACGGCATCTCTGCTTTTGCACTCGAAGCGGCACCGCGTATTACCCGTGCGCAGTCGCTCGACGTCTTGTCATCCCAAGCCAATATCGCCGGTTACAAAGCCGTGTTAATGGCGGCCAATACCTATCAACGTTTCATGCCTATGCTGATGACTGCCGCCGGCACCGTTAAAGCCGCGCGTGTCCTGATCATGGGCGTAGGCGTAGCTGGTTTGCAGGCGATCGCAACGGCCAAACGTCTGGGGGCCGTGATTGAAGCCTCGGATGTAAGACCTCCGGTCAAAGAGCAAGTCGAATCATTAGGTGCGAAATTTATCGACGTGCCTTACGAAACCGATGAAGAGCGCGAGATCGCCAAAGGCGCAGGCGGTTACGCCCGCTCTATGCCAGCAGCGTGGATGGCACGTCAAGCGGCCTTGGTGCATGAGCGCGCCAAACAAGCCGACATCATCATCACCACCGCCTTGATCCCAGGGCGCAAAGCACCGATCCTGATCTCGGAAGAAACCGTCAAGGCCATGAAACCAGGTTCGGTGATCGTCGATATGGCGGTCGAGCAGGGCGGCAATTGCCCACTCTCTGAACTAGGCAAGACGGTCACCAAGTACGGCGTGCATATCATAGGTGAGCCAAATCTGGCGACCCTGCTGGCGGCCGACGCCTCAGCCTTGTATGCCCGCAACGTACTTGATTTCCTCAAGCTGATCATCGATAAGGATGCGGCGCTGGTGATCAATAAAGAAGATGAAATCATCGCTGCCACACTGGTCTGTGCCGGCGGCGAAGTACTTAAAAAATAATACTGAAATAGAAATACGGAATTAGGAATTACCATGCAAAGAAATATGCTACGCGCCAAAATTCATCGCGCAACTGTCACCCAGTGCGATCTCCACTACGAAGGTTCGTGTGGTATCGATGAAAATCTGCTCGATGCCGCCGACATCAAGGAACATGAGCAAATTGAGCTGTACAACGTTAACAATGGCGAACGCTTCTCCACCTATGTCATCAAAGGCAAACGCGGTAGCGGTGAAATCTCCTTAAACGGTGCAGCAGCACGTCGTGTACAACTGGGCGATCTGATGATTATTTGTACTTACGCACCGATGACGGATGAAGAAGCAAGTAGCTTCAAGCCGAAAGTGGTGTTTGTGGATGGCAAGAATCAGATCACTAGTCTGAAAGCCTATTAATCTCGCAGATGTTCGCAGAGATTAATGCGGGTTAATTAAAATTGCATGTCTAAGCCTTATCAATAAATTTAACAGAGAGGACATCATGGAAGTTAGTCATACCCTTACCAACCTCATCATTTTTGTGTTGGCGATTTACGTCGGTTACCACGTGGTTTGGACCGTTACCCCAGCTTTACATACGCCTTTAATGGCGGTGACCAATGCCATTTCTGCCATCATCATTGTCGGCGCCATGTTGGCCGCCGGTCTGACTGAAGGCTTGCTGGCGCAGGTAATGGGCACGGTTGCCGTGGCTTTGGCCGCAGTGAACGTGTTTGGTGGATTTTTGGTGACCCAGCGCATGCTGGAAATGTTTAAGAAAAAAGAACCTAAAGTTGCCGCCAAGGAGATCAAATAATGAGTATGAATTTGGTCACAATGTTGTACCTGATCGCCTCAGTGTGTTTTATTCAGGCGCTTAAGGGCTTGTCGCATCCATCTACCGCAAGACGTGGTAACGCCTTCGGTATGGCGGGTATGGCGCTGGCGGCGTTCACCACGATCGCTTTGATCGTGAAGCTCAAATCAGAAGCATCTGGCTCTGGCCTCGGTTATGGCCTGGTAATCCTAGGCGTGGTGGTCGGTGGCGGTATCGGTGCCACGCTGGCGAAACGGGTAGAGATGACCAAGATGCCTGAACTGGTGGCAGCGATGCATTCCCTGATCGGTCTGGCAGCGGTCTGTATCGCGGTGGCAGTGGTGGCTGAGCCTTGGATTTTCAATATCACGGCACGCGATGCGGCGATCCCGTTTGGTAATCGTCTTGAGTTGTTTATCGGTACCTTTGTCGGTGCGATTACTTTCTCAGGTTCGGTCATCGCTTTCGGTAAATTATCGGGTAAATATAAATTCCGCCTGTTCCAGGGGGCGCCAGTTAGTTTTGCCGGTCAGCATATGTTGAACCTATTGCTGGCTTTGGCGATGCTGGGTTTCGGCCTGATGTTTTGCTTCGCTCCTGGTACTGCGCCAGCCTGGTTGCCGTTTGTCTTGATGGCCGCGATCGCCTTTGT from Undibacterium parvum includes these protein-coding regions:
- the panD gene encoding aspartate 1-decarboxylase; this translates as MQRNMLRAKIHRATVTQCDLHYEGSCGIDENLLDAADIKEHEQIELYNVNNGERFSTYVIKGKRGSGEISLNGAAARRVQLGDLMIICTYAPMTDEEASSFKPKVVFVDGKNQITSLKAY
- a CDS encoding NAD(P) transhydrogenase subunit alpha, whose protein sequence is MEVSHTLTNLIIFVLAIYVGYHVVWTVTPALHTPLMAVTNAISAIIIVGAMLAAGLTEGLLAQVMGTVAVALAAVNVFGGFLVTQRMLEMFKKKEPKVAAKEIK
- a CDS encoding Re/Si-specific NAD(P)(+) transhydrogenase subunit alpha; amino-acid sequence: MRIGIPAESRPGETRVAATPETIKKYVAAKHSVIVQAGAGIAASITDEAYQAAGAQIGTAAEAFAAELILKVRAPSAEERALIKSGTVLVGMLNPFDAENIAAMAAHGISAFALEAAPRITRAQSLDVLSSQANIAGYKAVLMAANTYQRFMPMLMTAAGTVKAARVLIMGVGVAGLQAIATAKRLGAVIEASDVRPPVKEQVESLGAKFIDVPYETDEEREIAKGAGGYARSMPAAWMARQAALVHERAKQADIIITTALIPGRKAPILISEETVKAMKPGSVIVDMAVEQGGNCPLSELGKTVTKYGVHIIGEPNLATLLAADASALYARNVLDFLKLIIDKDAALVINKEDEIIAATLVCAGGEVLKK